In Oceaniferula marina, the following proteins share a genomic window:
- the queA gene encoding tRNA preQ1(34) S-adenosylmethionine ribosyltransferase-isomerase QueA has translation MLRTIDFDYHLPEELIASRPLDDRAASRMMVIHRDSGIIEHRMFSDFSSYLTPDDLLILNDTKVTPARFFSNDDKIELVCTQKLSPLEWECLVRPGKKMKPGRTVEIGEATGTVEAILDSGNRIIRWDREVDEETYGQLALPHYMNRESDRADRDRYQTTFAREEGAIAAPTAGLHFTPEILAGIHHRFLTLHVGVGTFRPVKADYIKDHDMHSERYSLNQETADRINAVKQSPTGKVISTGTTCTRVLESLARESATLTEISGETNIFIHPPFEFQIVDSLLTNFHLPQSTLIMLVSAFANRELILEAYAKAVEEKYRFFSYGDCMLIV, from the coding sequence ATGCTCCGCACCATCGACTTCGATTACCACCTGCCAGAAGAACTCATCGCGAGCCGCCCGCTCGATGACCGGGCGGCCTCCCGTATGATGGTGATCCACCGCGACAGCGGCATCATCGAACACCGCATGTTCTCTGATTTCTCCAGCTACCTCACCCCGGACGACCTCCTGATTCTCAACGACACCAAAGTCACACCTGCCCGCTTTTTTTCCAACGACGATAAAATCGAACTCGTTTGCACCCAAAAACTCAGCCCTCTCGAATGGGAATGCCTCGTCCGCCCCGGAAAAAAAATGAAACCGGGACGCACCGTGGAAATCGGCGAAGCCACCGGCACCGTCGAAGCCATCCTCGATAGCGGCAACCGCATCATCCGATGGGACCGCGAGGTCGATGAAGAAACCTACGGCCAACTCGCGCTCCCCCACTACATGAACAGGGAAAGTGACCGGGCTGACCGCGATCGCTACCAAACGACCTTCGCCCGTGAAGAGGGGGCCATTGCAGCGCCCACAGCCGGACTGCATTTCACCCCCGAGATCCTGGCCGGCATCCATCATCGCTTCCTCACCCTGCATGTTGGGGTCGGCACGTTCCGCCCGGTCAAGGCGGACTACATCAAAGACCACGATATGCACTCCGAGCGCTACTCCCTGAATCAGGAAACAGCCGACCGAATCAACGCCGTCAAACAATCCCCGACAGGCAAGGTTATTTCCACCGGCACTACCTGCACCCGTGTCCTCGAAAGTCTGGCCCGAGAATCAGCCACCCTTACGGAAATCTCCGGTGAAACCAACATTTTTATCCACCCGCCTTTCGAGTTTCAAATCGTCGACTCCCTACTCACCAACTTTCACCTCCCGCAAAGCACGCTGATCATGCTGGTCTCCGCTTTTGCGAACCGGGAGCTCATCCTCGAAGCCTACGCCAAGGCCGTAGAAGAAAAATACCGATTCTTCTCCTACGGTGATTGCATGCTGATCGTCTGA
- a CDS encoding DUF368 domain-containing protein — protein sequence MEYLFIFLKGFAMGAANVIPGVSGGTVAFITGIYERLIDALKAFDLKAVRMLFQLDIKGFASHVDLGFLMALGCGVLFSVFTLAKVLKWAFADYPVLVGAFFFGIIFASIFSVGKMVNRWRVSEAVALLVGLAIAVALAFMSPAGENTNLVYLLVCGVASMCSMIIPGISGSFILLLMGNYQLIMIKAVNDLRQLNFAESLPILIPVGLGALLGLVVLSHILSWLFKRYHDTAVSLITGFVAGSLVIIWPWKSVAESVTVNGKVKIIAWHRELPDFAQGSTWGALGILMVGVGAIVLMEKLSGSRPERSA from the coding sequence ATGGAATACCTCTTTATCTTCCTCAAAGGTTTTGCCATGGGGGCGGCCAATGTCATTCCCGGTGTTTCGGGGGGCACGGTGGCATTTATCACCGGGATATATGAACGGTTGATCGATGCCCTAAAGGCTTTTGATTTGAAGGCCGTTCGGATGTTGTTTCAACTCGATATCAAAGGTTTTGCTTCCCACGTGGATTTGGGGTTTTTGATGGCGCTGGGGTGTGGCGTTTTGTTCAGCGTGTTCACTTTGGCCAAAGTGTTGAAGTGGGCCTTTGCCGACTACCCGGTCTTGGTCGGAGCTTTTTTCTTTGGCATTATTTTTGCATCGATTTTTTCAGTCGGAAAAATGGTGAACCGCTGGCGGGTCAGTGAAGCGGTGGCCTTGCTTGTCGGTTTGGCCATTGCGGTTGCTCTTGCGTTTATGAGCCCGGCCGGTGAAAATACGAATCTGGTGTATTTGTTAGTCTGCGGGGTGGCGAGTATGTGCAGCATGATTATCCCCGGCATTTCCGGATCGTTTATCCTTTTGTTGATGGGGAACTATCAGTTGATTATGATCAAGGCGGTAAACGATCTTCGCCAGTTGAATTTTGCTGAGTCGCTACCCATTTTGATTCCTGTTGGTTTGGGTGCTTTGTTAGGTCTGGTTGTTTTATCTCACATTCTGAGTTGGTTGTTCAAACGTTACCACGATACAGCCGTCTCTTTGATTACTGGATTTGTTGCCGGGTCTTTGGTGATCATCTGGCCTTGGAAGTCGGTAGCGGAGTCCGTCACGGTGAATGGCAAAGTGAAGATTATTGCCTGGCATCGTGAGTTGCCGGATTTTGCCCAAGGTAGCACCTGGGGAGCTCTTGGCATACTGATGGTGGGTGTCGGTGCGATTGTATTGATGGAAAAACTCAGCGGGAGTAGGCCCGAGCGTAGCGCTTGA
- the odhB gene encoding 2-oxoglutarate dehydrogenase complex dihydrolipoyllysine-residue succinyltransferase, with amino-acid sequence MATEVKIPNVGESITTANVARWHKQDGEHVAKGEIVLTIETDKVSNDLEADVSGTLKILVPEGEEVSIGSVVASIEEGAETPDAAADTAAPVAPAEPSEPAPSSDAKVIDIKVPAAGESITSANVGHWHVENGAQVTKGDVLVTLETDKVSNDLLADEDGVLNIIVPVGEEVGIGTIIASLTVGATSSAASKPATPAAAPAVSAAPTAASKPAASPAKTVTATPRPAASPSPTPAASIRPDASVTPSTSERSGQAQVEDDGRTTRRKMSMLRRKISTHLVSAQQTAAILTTFNEVDMTAIMELRKEVQNDFVAKHGCKLGFMSFFVKAVVQALKDVPAVNGRIEGNDIIENHFYDIGVAIGTEKGLVVPVLRDCEKKGFAEVEQDILDYAGKANDGSMELSDLQGGVFTISNGGVYGSLLSTPILNPPQSGILGMHTIQQRPVAVNGEVVIRPMMYLALSYDHRLVDGKEAVTFLIRIKDCLENPSRLMLEM; translated from the coding sequence ATGGCTACCGAAGTCAAAATTCCTAACGTTGGAGAATCCATTACCACCGCCAATGTCGCACGCTGGCATAAGCAAGATGGCGAGCACGTTGCCAAAGGTGAAATTGTTCTCACTATTGAAACCGATAAAGTGTCGAACGACCTCGAAGCGGATGTTTCAGGCACGCTGAAAATCCTCGTCCCTGAGGGGGAAGAGGTATCGATCGGCAGTGTGGTCGCATCCATCGAAGAAGGTGCGGAAACTCCTGATGCAGCAGCTGACACGGCAGCACCGGTCGCTCCTGCCGAACCATCCGAACCAGCTCCTTCCAGTGATGCTAAGGTGATCGATATCAAAGTTCCCGCTGCCGGGGAGTCGATTACCTCCGCCAATGTTGGCCATTGGCATGTCGAGAATGGTGCCCAGGTGACGAAAGGTGACGTCTTGGTGACGCTTGAAACCGACAAGGTGTCCAACGATTTGCTGGCTGATGAGGATGGCGTGTTGAATATCATCGTCCCAGTAGGAGAAGAAGTCGGCATCGGAACCATTATTGCGTCGTTGACCGTGGGAGCCACTTCCTCTGCAGCATCGAAGCCCGCAACGCCTGCAGCGGCTCCAGCAGTGAGTGCTGCACCAACTGCGGCGAGTAAGCCAGCCGCTTCACCGGCCAAAACCGTCACGGCAACGCCACGGCCTGCCGCGAGCCCGTCCCCCACACCGGCAGCGTCCATCCGGCCTGATGCCTCCGTTACGCCATCGACGTCTGAGCGCAGTGGCCAAGCCCAAGTCGAAGACGATGGGCGGACCACACGACGTAAGATGAGTATGTTGCGCCGGAAGATTTCAACCCACCTGGTGAGTGCCCAGCAGACAGCTGCGATTCTTACCACATTCAACGAGGTGGACATGACCGCAATTATGGAGCTGCGCAAGGAGGTCCAGAATGACTTTGTGGCCAAACACGGATGCAAGCTCGGCTTTATGTCGTTTTTTGTGAAGGCTGTGGTTCAGGCTTTGAAGGATGTTCCCGCGGTTAATGGTCGGATTGAAGGCAACGATATCATTGAAAACCATTTCTACGATATCGGGGTAGCGATCGGAACCGAAAAAGGCCTGGTTGTTCCTGTCCTGCGCGACTGTGAAAAGAAAGGCTTTGCTGAGGTTGAACAAGATATTCTCGATTATGCCGGCAAGGCGAACGATGGCTCGATGGAGCTCTCGGACCTTCAAGGTGGCGTCTTTACGATTTCCAACGGAGGCGTTTACGGATCTTTGCTCAGCACTCCGATCCTGAATCCGCCACAGAGTGGTATTCTTGGGATGCATACCATCCAGCAGCGTCCGGTTGCGGTGAATGGTGAGGTGGTGATTCGTCCGATGATGTATCTTGCTCTGAGCTACGACCACCGCTTGGTCGATGGTAAGGAGGCCGTTACATTCCTGATCCGTATCAAGGATTGCTTGGAGAATCCAAGCCGCCTGATGCTGGAGATGTAA
- a CDS encoding ferritin, with translation MIHQNLQDAINQQINQEFTAAYNYLAMSAYFDTQNLEGFAVWMQHQHDEEQAHGMRLLRYLQDRGGEVVLEGISSPRREFSSPLEVFQVSLDMECENTASINQLYELATQLNDHATKSHLQWFLDEQVEEEKSVEDVIALLERVGDDTAGLLYLNDKMGERTAEEDGSSA, from the coding sequence ATGATTCATCAGAACCTACAAGACGCGATTAATCAGCAGATTAACCAGGAGTTCACTGCTGCTTACAATTACCTGGCGATGTCGGCGTATTTTGATACGCAGAACTTGGAGGGCTTTGCGGTTTGGATGCAGCACCAGCATGATGAGGAGCAGGCGCATGGAATGCGATTATTGAGGTATTTGCAGGACCGTGGTGGAGAGGTGGTGTTGGAGGGGATCTCTAGCCCACGCCGGGAGTTTTCTTCTCCGCTTGAGGTGTTTCAGGTGTCACTGGATATGGAGTGTGAGAACACGGCGTCCATTAACCAACTTTATGAGTTGGCGACCCAGCTGAATGATCATGCCACCAAGAGTCACTTGCAGTGGTTCCTCGACGAGCAGGTCGAGGAGGAAAAAAGTGTCGAGGATGTGATTGCTTTGCTCGAACGTGTTGGTGACGACACCGCAGGCTTGCTCTATCTGAATGATAAAATGGGCGAACGCACGGCGGAAGAAGATGGATCTTCTGCGTAG
- a CDS encoding glycosyltransferase: MYKFFVPQQQETSGGLERLEVDGKFFRAAGKRVFLKAVTYGPFPDPQPDHGQEMKRIAAAGFNAVRIYGSPDPAMLDAAHAHGLWVLVGLTWQWGSDFLRKSSLFAEALVDLRQGLAEWGAHPAVAIVMVANEVPADMVRWMGVLRVRQAIERLIDLGRRQRPRLLFAYANYPTTEYLEPDNADFTAMNVYLERREDFADYLPRLHNVAGDRPVLISEFGLDSLRGSEQKQREVLLWQLDECLASGMAGTTVYAWSDRWLNGKRIMDDWAFGLTDVSGREKPAYEVLSKRLPAVLTPEDGVALESVPSFSVVVCTHNGGHRMHACLSAICAIDYPDYEVIVVNDGSSDDTEEVVGRFEGVRLINVEHIGLSAARNRGAEEASGEIIAYTDDDCEPDAAWLTWLARAFVRSQWDACGGPNLPPVPPHADYWEHVDEAVVAAAPGAPTHVLFDDGEAEHLPGCNLVVRKRALQAIGGFHADYRVAGDDVDFCWRLRAAGFRMGFSGAAFVWHRRRTTLWRYFKQQYGYGKAEALLMRDHPEKFRRSGGARWMGRVYAGGAMCADPGSVIYHGAMGLAAYQQVSLTVQPQRALPSGFDGPMARFKLAVARVLQPRIRGFARWRHSLRWRWNVERVSERKPWVTLKDAHYGEEEESIWWGETGIYREDVLVALQQAGWDVWHRSGTSAAHEDWDLVRGECRVLVAREHHEGMSLLLVRQEFPAGRGQRIPRRMLEVMHSLGLQQV, translated from the coding sequence GTGTATAAGTTTTTTGTGCCGCAGCAACAGGAAACATCGGGGGGATTGGAACGATTGGAGGTGGATGGGAAATTTTTCCGTGCTGCAGGTAAGCGGGTATTTCTCAAGGCGGTGACCTATGGGCCGTTTCCCGACCCCCAGCCGGATCATGGGCAGGAGATGAAGAGGATCGCCGCTGCGGGATTCAATGCAGTTCGTATTTATGGCTCGCCGGACCCCGCGATGTTGGATGCGGCTCATGCACATGGTTTGTGGGTGCTTGTCGGGTTGACCTGGCAGTGGGGGTCTGATTTTTTACGTAAATCCAGCCTGTTTGCTGAGGCTCTGGTTGACTTGAGGCAGGGTTTGGCCGAGTGGGGGGCACATCCGGCGGTGGCGATCGTGATGGTGGCCAACGAAGTCCCTGCCGACATGGTGAGGTGGATGGGGGTGCTTCGGGTCAGGCAGGCAATCGAGCGCTTGATTGACTTGGGGCGGCGTCAGCGACCCCGGCTTTTGTTTGCTTATGCGAATTACCCGACAACCGAGTATCTTGAGCCGGACAATGCCGATTTTACGGCGATGAATGTTTATTTGGAGCGGAGGGAGGATTTTGCCGACTATTTGCCTCGGCTGCACAATGTTGCCGGTGACCGGCCTGTGTTGATTTCTGAGTTTGGTTTGGATTCGTTGCGCGGCAGTGAGCAGAAGCAGCGTGAGGTTTTACTCTGGCAGTTGGACGAGTGTTTGGCTTCCGGGATGGCGGGAACTACGGTCTATGCGTGGTCTGACCGCTGGTTGAATGGGAAGAGGATCATGGATGACTGGGCCTTTGGCCTGACCGATGTAAGCGGTCGGGAAAAACCGGCCTATGAAGTCCTGTCAAAACGATTGCCGGCAGTCCTGACACCTGAGGATGGTGTTGCTCTGGAATCGGTTCCGAGTTTTTCTGTGGTAGTGTGTACGCACAATGGGGGGCACCGGATGCATGCCTGTTTGTCGGCCATTTGTGCGATTGACTATCCTGACTATGAGGTGATCGTCGTGAATGACGGCTCAAGCGATGATACGGAGGAAGTGGTTGGCCGTTTTGAAGGCGTGCGCCTGATCAATGTGGAACATATCGGCTTGAGTGCGGCGCGAAACCGTGGTGCCGAAGAGGCAAGTGGTGAGATCATTGCGTATACTGATGATGATTGTGAGCCTGATGCTGCCTGGCTGACTTGGTTGGCACGTGCTTTTGTCCGTAGTCAATGGGATGCCTGCGGCGGACCGAATCTGCCTCCGGTTCCCCCACATGCGGATTATTGGGAGCATGTGGATGAGGCGGTGGTGGCAGCTGCTCCCGGTGCGCCTACCCATGTGTTGTTTGACGATGGGGAGGCAGAGCATTTACCCGGTTGTAATTTGGTGGTGCGCAAGCGGGCCTTGCAAGCCATCGGAGGATTTCATGCCGACTATCGGGTGGCGGGGGATGATGTGGATTTTTGTTGGCGTCTACGTGCGGCGGGATTTCGGATGGGTTTCAGTGGAGCCGCCTTTGTGTGGCACCGTCGGCGCACGACCCTGTGGAGGTATTTCAAGCAACAATATGGTTATGGTAAGGCTGAGGCATTGCTGATGCGTGACCACCCTGAAAAATTTCGGCGATCGGGCGGAGCTCGTTGGATGGGCAGGGTGTATGCCGGGGGGGCGATGTGTGCCGATCCGGGAAGCGTGATTTATCACGGCGCGATGGGCTTGGCTGCCTATCAGCAGGTGTCATTGACGGTGCAGCCACAGCGGGCATTGCCAAGTGGTTTTGATGGTCCCATGGCAAGATTCAAGTTGGCGGTGGCTCGGGTCTTGCAACCTCGCATCCGTGGATTTGCGAGGTGGCGTCACAGTCTGCGATGGCGTTGGAATGTCGAGCGAGTATCGGAGCGCAAGCCGTGGGTGACGCTAAAAGATGCCCATTATGGTGAAGAGGAAGAATCGATCTGGTGGGGAGAAACCGGTATTTACCGGGAGGATGTTTTGGTCGCTTTGCAGCAGGCGGGATGGGATGTTTGGCATCGGAGTGGAACCAGCGCGGCCCATGAGGATTGGGACCTTGTCAGGGGTGAGTGTCGTGTGCTGGTTGCGCGTGAGCACCACGAAGGTATGAGTCTGTTGCTCGTGAGGCAGGAGTTTCCAGCTGGCCGCGGGCAGCGGATTCCTAGGCGCATGCTTGAGGTGATGCATTCTCTGGGGTTGCAGCAGGTGTAG
- a CDS encoding 2-oxoglutarate dehydrogenase E1 component yields MKSSVSARFNAELLEQQYDRWCEEPQSVDADWAAFFEGFELGVAQLKKRGEAQANGANGVATTANEAASVPVSTTPAPAAHTANQSPISVDELDEEFLNFRGKVVGLVYAYRALGHTQAHLNPLDQAGQENPDLLLAEHGLYEEDLERLISTRFFRNNERMTLRELYVELNEIYCGFVGFEFMHIHNSEVRNWLRLRIENRPEEQEQLSLDKAAVLKWLLEAQMFEAFLAKKFLGEKRFSLEGGESAIVVLNTILQHCPAHEVQEIEMGMAHRGRLNVLRNFLHKSLTTLLYEFTPNYEPDLVAGDGDVKYHLGYEGVRKLDDGEVRVSLAANPSHLEAVNAVVEGKARARQRIIGDDGTHTDRKKVLPVLLHGDAAFAGQGSVAEVLNLSQLPGYRTGGTIHLIVNNQIGFTTMPEDARSSHYATDVAKMIEAPVIHVNGEELTELVWAAVTAIEFRQKFGRDIVIDMYCYRRQGHNEADQAAFTQPHTYKKINARKPVGDLYKDRLVADGDLSQEQADAVQQAIADKLDEGYERMVKHMDAGDRTIFTGSTAEPQPKFSHDPVPTGISEERLQHIGKSLTTIPDGFNLHPTLAKRFIPRRKEALSSGSNFDWAFAESLAWGSLLMEGTPVRLSGQDVRRGTFSHRHCVFYDSETRERYFPLKHLSEDQERFCVYNSLLSEAAVLGFDYGYSLGCPEMLIMWEGQFGDFANGAQVIIDQFISSAESKWQTPSSFVMLLPHGYEGMGPEHSSARLERFLQLCAEKNIQVANLTTPAQYFHALRRQKVREVRKPLILMTPKSLLSRPEAVSSVDDFTEGSCFQEILPDVVEFEKPNKVDRIVFCSGKVFYDLVQYRKDHDITNTAIIRVEQLYPLNTEMLQLLASQYPKVKHWVWAQEEPWNMGARSFMTPRLQGLFDITLKYAGRKSSSSPAAGSKAMHIREQKKLLEQAFNI; encoded by the coding sequence ATGAAATCTTCGGTATCTGCTCGTTTTAATGCGGAACTCCTTGAACAACAATACGACCGGTGGTGTGAAGAACCGCAGTCGGTTGATGCTGACTGGGCCGCTTTTTTCGAAGGTTTTGAACTGGGCGTGGCCCAGCTCAAAAAGCGTGGAGAGGCTCAGGCCAATGGTGCCAACGGTGTGGCGACAACGGCAAACGAAGCTGCATCGGTGCCCGTATCCACGACCCCGGCTCCTGCGGCACATACGGCCAATCAGTCTCCTATTTCAGTGGATGAACTGGACGAGGAGTTTTTAAATTTCCGAGGCAAGGTGGTAGGGCTGGTGTATGCCTACCGTGCACTGGGGCACACCCAGGCACATTTGAACCCACTGGATCAGGCTGGACAGGAGAACCCGGATCTTCTGCTCGCAGAGCACGGGCTTTACGAGGAGGATCTGGAGCGCCTGATTTCGACCCGTTTTTTCCGTAATAACGAGAGAATGACCTTGCGGGAACTTTATGTTGAGCTCAATGAGATCTACTGTGGATTTGTTGGTTTTGAGTTCATGCATATTCATAACTCGGAGGTGCGCAACTGGTTGCGGTTGCGGATTGAAAATCGTCCCGAAGAGCAGGAGCAGCTGAGCCTTGATAAGGCGGCGGTTCTGAAGTGGTTGCTTGAGGCTCAGATGTTCGAAGCCTTCTTGGCCAAAAAGTTCCTTGGGGAGAAACGTTTTTCGCTGGAAGGTGGTGAGTCGGCCATCGTGGTGCTCAATACCATTCTTCAACATTGCCCCGCGCATGAGGTTCAGGAAATCGAGATGGGAATGGCTCACCGTGGCCGCCTGAACGTGCTGCGCAATTTCCTGCACAAGTCACTGACGACCCTTTTGTATGAGTTTACCCCGAACTACGAACCGGATTTGGTTGCGGGTGATGGGGATGTAAAATACCACCTGGGATACGAGGGGGTGCGTAAGCTCGACGACGGTGAGGTGCGTGTCAGCCTCGCGGCGAACCCGAGCCATTTGGAGGCTGTGAATGCCGTGGTGGAAGGCAAGGCCCGTGCGCGTCAGCGAATCATCGGTGATGATGGAACCCATACTGATCGCAAGAAGGTGCTGCCGGTCTTGCTCCACGGTGATGCCGCCTTTGCGGGCCAGGGGTCGGTGGCGGAGGTGTTGAACCTTTCCCAATTGCCCGGTTACCGAACCGGTGGAACCATTCACTTGATTGTCAACAACCAGATCGGGTTTACCACCATGCCCGAGGATGCCCGTTCTTCTCACTATGCGACGGACGTCGCCAAAATGATTGAAGCTCCGGTGATTCATGTCAATGGTGAGGAACTCACCGAATTGGTGTGGGCGGCCGTGACAGCGATTGAGTTCCGTCAGAAGTTTGGTCGGGACATCGTGATCGACATGTATTGTTACCGTCGCCAAGGTCACAACGAAGCGGATCAGGCGGCCTTTACCCAGCCACATACCTATAAGAAGATTAATGCGCGCAAGCCGGTGGGAGACCTTTACAAAGATCGCTTGGTTGCGGATGGGGACCTGAGCCAGGAGCAGGCGGATGCCGTGCAGCAAGCCATCGCTGACAAGCTGGATGAGGGGTATGAGCGCATGGTCAAACACATGGACGCCGGTGACCGGACGATTTTCACAGGGTCTACCGCGGAGCCGCAGCCCAAATTCAGTCATGACCCGGTGCCTACCGGTATCAGTGAAGAGCGCTTGCAGCACATCGGGAAGTCGTTGACCACGATCCCTGATGGGTTCAATCTGCACCCGACGCTGGCGAAGCGTTTTATTCCCCGCCGAAAAGAGGCTTTGTCCTCTGGAAGCAACTTCGACTGGGCTTTTGCCGAGTCCCTCGCATGGGGATCTTTGTTGATGGAGGGAACGCCGGTTCGTTTGTCCGGTCAGGACGTGCGCCGGGGCACCTTCAGTCATCGCCACTGTGTGTTTTACGATTCCGAAACGCGTGAACGGTACTTCCCGCTGAAGCACCTTTCGGAGGATCAGGAGCGTTTCTGTGTGTATAACAGTTTGTTGTCCGAGGCCGCCGTGCTTGGATTCGACTATGGTTACTCGCTGGGATGTCCCGAGATGTTGATTATGTGGGAAGGTCAGTTTGGCGATTTTGCCAATGGTGCCCAGGTGATCATTGACCAGTTTATTTCATCCGCGGAGTCGAAGTGGCAGACTCCGAGTAGTTTTGTCATGTTGCTTCCGCACGGATATGAAGGCATGGGACCCGAGCACTCGAGTGCCCGACTTGAGCGATTCCTCCAGCTTTGTGCTGAAAAGAACATCCAGGTGGCCAACCTGACGACACCGGCGCAGTATTTCCACGCCCTGCGCCGTCAGAAAGTGCGTGAGGTGCGGAAGCCATTGATTTTGATGACGCCGAAAAGTCTGCTCTCACGTCCTGAAGCGGTTTCTTCGGTGGATGATTTTACCGAGGGCTCATGCTTCCAGGAGATTCTTCCGGATGTGGTGGAATTTGAGAAGCCAAACAAGGTGGACCGGATCGTCTTCTGTTCCGGCAAGGTGTTCTACGACTTGGTGCAGTACCGGAAAGATCATGACATTACGAACACGGCGATCATCCGGGTTGAGCAGCTGTATCCGCTGAACACGGAGATGTTGCAGTTGCTGGCCAGCCAATACCCGAAGGTCAAGCATTGGGTCTGGGCTCAGGAAGAGCCGTGGAACATGGGAGCTCGCTCCTTTATGACGCCACGTCTTCAGGGCTTGTTTGATATCACGCTGAAGTATGCGGGACGGAAGTCTTCCTCCAGCCCGGCGGCAGGTTCCAAGGCGATGCATATTCGCGAGCAGAAAAAGCTGCTGGAGCAAGCGTTCAATATTTAA
- a CDS encoding ABC transporter ATP-binding protein, protein MIEVQQLSKRFGRHQAVKDISFDVSAGNIVGFLGPNGAGKTTTLRMLTGYLPATSGSARVAGHDIFRESLQARQKIGYMPENVPLYDEMRVREYLRYRAHLKGLRGNQARSYIGEALELCGLSHVRRKMIKTLSKGYRQRVGLADALVHKPELLILDEPTNGLDPNQIRSIRNLIKQLGENHTIMLSTHILHEVEMTCNHVIIVDEGKIKATGAPNDLIQKMRAAGKITVELHADAETTSAAIARLDHVKKVIQEDSPDEWTRFSVYVDSGTDSRERIANLASQYGWPIRTLHRHQATLEDVFVELTRKD, encoded by the coding sequence ATGATCGAAGTCCAACAGCTCAGTAAACGATTCGGTCGCCACCAGGCGGTCAAAGACATCTCCTTCGACGTCAGCGCTGGCAACATCGTCGGGTTCCTCGGCCCCAATGGTGCCGGAAAAACCACCACCCTGCGCATGCTCACCGGCTATCTACCCGCCACCTCCGGCAGCGCCCGTGTCGCAGGCCACGACATCTTTCGGGAGTCGCTGCAGGCACGGCAAAAAATCGGTTACATGCCGGAAAATGTGCCACTTTACGATGAAATGCGTGTCCGTGAATACCTACGCTACCGCGCCCACCTGAAAGGCCTGCGCGGCAATCAGGCCCGCAGTTATATCGGTGAAGCTCTCGAACTCTGCGGACTCTCCCACGTCCGCCGAAAAATGATCAAAACCCTGTCAAAAGGCTACCGCCAACGGGTCGGCCTGGCAGACGCTCTGGTTCATAAACCCGAACTCCTGATCCTCGACGAACCAACCAACGGCCTGGACCCCAACCAAATCCGCTCCATCCGTAACCTGATCAAACAACTCGGAGAAAACCACACCATCATGCTCTCCACCCACATCCTGCATGAGGTGGAAATGACCTGCAACCACGTCATCATCGTCGATGAAGGTAAAATCAAGGCTACAGGCGCCCCGAACGACCTGATCCAAAAAATGCGGGCGGCAGGTAAGATCACCGTGGAACTCCACGCCGACGCCGAAACCACTTCAGCCGCTATCGCCCGACTCGATCACGTCAAAAAAGTCATCCAGGAAGATTCCCCTGATGAGTGGACCCGGTTCTCAGTCTATGTGGACTCGGGAACGGATAGCCGCGAGCGGATTGCCAATCTGGCAAGCCAGTATGGATGGCCCATCCGCACCCTGCATCGCCACCAGGCGACCCTGGAAGACGTCTTTGTCGAACTCACCCGCAAAGATTAA